The sequence below is a genomic window from Candidatus Methylomirabilota bacterium.
CTTCCTTCTCGGGGTCCGACACGATGGCCGGCCGTGGGGCGGCCCGTGGCAGTATGCGCCCGGACCGCTTGCGGGGCAAGCCTCGCCCCGGCTCAGACCCAGTCGCTGGTGAGGATCAGCCAGAAGGCCAGGCCGGCGTACCGTCCGTACCGCCTGAACTTTCGGATCATGGCCGCGTCGCTCACGGCCTTCCTGCCGACGTGCCGGGCATAGGCCGGCCGGGTCCAGGAATCGAGGATCAGCTTGGAATAACGGCCCAGCGTCAGCATGACGTGCGCCGTCGCGTACGGCCCGACCCCCGGGAGCGCCAGGAGCCGCCGTTCGAGCTCCGCGTCGGGGAGATCCTCTGGCGAGGCCCGCCCCAACGTCTCCAGATCCAGGTCCCCACCGCTGACGGACCGGGCCACCGAGAGCAGGTGCGGGCCTCGGTAGCCTGCCCTGGCCACCTCCCGATAGAAGCCCTCGCTGGCCTCCGCCATGGCCCGGGGGGTGGGGAAGGCCCGGCCGTACGGGCCGTCCCTCGGCGCGCCCGGGGCGGGCGCGCCGAGGTGCTCCACCAGGGCCCCGACCATCCGTTTGGTCGCGGACCACGTGCAGTTGGTGGTGCAGATGGTCTTGACCACCTCCTCGAACACCGTCGGGCTCCGGACCATCCGGCCGGCACCCGACGTCACCCA
It includes:
- a CDS encoding Fe-S cluster assembly protein HesB, which translates into the protein MDLWRTLNSHGFVDLPPMLLQEQARTLEITIPIVGARPRTVRVSDGTDGRGTVTILGPAPSERTAARALAEIEHVLRLDADLSRFYELARGDPDLAWVTSGAGRMVRSPTVFEEVVKTICTTNCTWSATKRMVGALVEHLGAPAPGAPRDGPYGRAFPTPRAMAEASEGFYREVARAGYRGPHLLSVARSVSGGDLDLETLGRASPEDLPDAELERRLLALPGVGPYATAHVMLTLGRYSKLILDSWTRPAYARHVGRKAVSDAAMIRKFRRYGRYAGLAFWLILTSDWV